The following proteins are encoded in a genomic region of Micropterus dolomieu isolate WLL.071019.BEF.003 ecotype Adirondacks linkage group LG04, ASM2129224v1, whole genome shotgun sequence:
- the LOC123969506 gene encoding uncharacterized protein LOC123969506 isoform X2 has product MTCQHIKEDMCEPMLQSFLHMIIPRIEHTLQGVAKPTCDGFASAWQYFLETCDYIIDLGSKSTSVKDIKKEAVDMCAVMFWRLVSRYPRFSVDSTQLTAVLCRVKEKVVKHLEAELLALRSHLILEMILQITLLAFTHAVGEQDLSHYYAMVNSEQALFFHPDTISPCSDEVLPATTGHASPGQSQQPLQLQL; this is encoded by the exons ATGACGTGTCAACACATCAAAG AGGACATGTGTGAGCCGATGTTACAGTCTTTCCTACACATGATCATCCCGAGGATCGAACATACTCTGCAGGGAGTGGCCAAACCCACCTGTGACGGATTTGCTTCTGCCTGGCAATACTTCCTGGAGACATGTGATTACATCATAGACCTGGGATCAAAAAGCACCTCAGTGAAAGATATCAAAAAAGAG gCGGTTGATATGTGTGCTGTGATGTTCTGGAGGCTGGTCTCTCGATATCCTCGTTTCTCTGTTGACTCCACCCAGCTCACGGCGGTGCTGTGTAGGGTCAAAGAGAAAGTGGTCAAG cacCTGGAGGCAGAACTGTTGGCTCTTCGATCTCATTTAATTCTGGAGATGATCCTGCAGATAACACTGCTGGCATTTACACATGCTGTGGGTGAGCAG GATCTGTCTCATTATTATGCCATGGTGAACTCAGAACAAGCACTCTTCTTCCACCCTGACACCATCTCCCCCTGCAGTGATGAGGTACTCCCTGCCACAACAGGTCATGCGTCTCCCGGTCAGTCCCAGCAACCCCTGCAGCTCCAGCTCTAG
- the LOC123969506 gene encoding uncharacterized protein LOC123969506 isoform X1 gives MRSCHFIALKSAGLQQANALQDHIAHSIAEDMCEPMLQSFLHMIIPRIEHTLQGVAKPTCDGFASAWQYFLETCDYIIDLGSKSTSVKDIKKEAVDMCAVMFWRLVSRYPRFSVDSTQLTAVLCRVKEKVVKHLEAELLALRSHLILEMILQITLLAFTHAVGEQDLSHYYAMVNSEQALFFHPDTISPCSDEVLPATTGHASPGQSQQPLQLQL, from the exons ATGAGGAGTTGTCACTTTATCGCTCTGAAGTCTGCAGGACTGCAACAGGCCAATGCACTGCAAGACCACATCGCACACTCAAtcgcag AGGACATGTGTGAGCCGATGTTACAGTCTTTCCTACACATGATCATCCCGAGGATCGAACATACTCTGCAGGGAGTGGCCAAACCCACCTGTGACGGATTTGCTTCTGCCTGGCAATACTTCCTGGAGACATGTGATTACATCATAGACCTGGGATCAAAAAGCACCTCAGTGAAAGATATCAAAAAAGAG gCGGTTGATATGTGTGCTGTGATGTTCTGGAGGCTGGTCTCTCGATATCCTCGTTTCTCTGTTGACTCCACCCAGCTCACGGCGGTGCTGTGTAGGGTCAAAGAGAAAGTGGTCAAG cacCTGGAGGCAGAACTGTTGGCTCTTCGATCTCATTTAATTCTGGAGATGATCCTGCAGATAACACTGCTGGCATTTACACATGCTGTGGGTGAGCAG GATCTGTCTCATTATTATGCCATGGTGAACTCAGAACAAGCACTCTTCTTCCACCCTGACACCATCTCCCCCTGCAGTGATGAGGTACTCCCTGCCACAACAGGTCATGCGTCTCCCGGTCAGTCCCAGCAACCCCTGCAGCTCCAGCTCTAG
- the LOC123969506 gene encoding uncharacterized protein LOC123969506 isoform X3 — protein sequence MRSCHFIALKSAGLQQANALQDHIAHSIAEDMCEPMLQSFLHMIIPRIEHTLQGVAKPTCDGFASAWQYFLETCDYIIDLGSKSTSVKDIKKEAVDMCAVMFWRLVSRYPRFSVDSTQLTAVLCRVKEKVVKHLEAELLALRSHLILEMILQITLLAFTHAVGEQ from the exons ATGAGGAGTTGTCACTTTATCGCTCTGAAGTCTGCAGGACTGCAACAGGCCAATGCACTGCAAGACCACATCGCACACTCAAtcgcag AGGACATGTGTGAGCCGATGTTACAGTCTTTCCTACACATGATCATCCCGAGGATCGAACATACTCTGCAGGGAGTGGCCAAACCCACCTGTGACGGATTTGCTTCTGCCTGGCAATACTTCCTGGAGACATGTGATTACATCATAGACCTGGGATCAAAAAGCACCTCAGTGAAAGATATCAAAAAAGAG gCGGTTGATATGTGTGCTGTGATGTTCTGGAGGCTGGTCTCTCGATATCCTCGTTTCTCTGTTGACTCCACCCAGCTCACGGCGGTGCTGTGTAGGGTCAAAGAGAAAGTGGTCAAG cacCTGGAGGCAGAACTGTTGGCTCTTCGATCTCATTTAATTCTGGAGATGATCCTGCAGATAACACTGCTGGCATTTACACATGCTGTGGGTGAGCAG TGA